Proteins from a single region of Aureibacter tunicatorum:
- a CDS encoding ornithine cyclodeaminase family protein produces the protein MRNVTKEEIIGALDFASLVEKLREAFQGNYTVPMRHHHDFENPYEDRESTLLLMPAWEAGKHVGVKIVTVSPNNGKYDLPAIQGTYMLLDAKIGSPIALMEAKTLTTKRTAAASALASSYASRKDSKKLLMVGTGALAPELIQAHATVRPIEEVLIWGRSVEKAQALVDSLNLEGVKFSAVENLEEAVKSVDIISCATLSREPIVLGEWLQPGQHLDLVGAYRPDMRETDDDSIRKASVFVDTYAGATKECGDIAIPLAEGVLKSDEIKGDLFELCKGEREGRTAEDEITMFKSVGHALEDLAAAQLVSERVLETVEEA, from the coding sequence ATGCGCAACGTCACTAAAGAGGAAATTATAGGCGCGCTGGACTTTGCTAGTCTAGTGGAGAAGCTTCGAGAGGCTTTTCAAGGAAATTATACAGTTCCAATGCGTCATCATCATGATTTTGAGAATCCTTATGAAGATAGGGAGTCGACTCTATTGTTGATGCCGGCTTGGGAAGCAGGCAAACATGTAGGTGTAAAAATTGTAACGGTGTCTCCGAATAATGGCAAATATGATTTGCCTGCTATCCAAGGCACATATATGCTATTGGACGCTAAGATAGGTTCTCCAATCGCATTGATGGAAGCGAAGACATTGACTACGAAGCGCACGGCAGCTGCTTCGGCTTTGGCTTCAAGCTATGCTTCAAGAAAAGACAGCAAGAAACTGTTGATGGTAGGAACTGGCGCTTTGGCTCCTGAATTGATACAAGCTCACGCTACGGTAAGGCCGATAGAGGAAGTGTTGATCTGGGGTAGAAGTGTGGAGAAAGCGCAGGCTTTGGTTGATAGTTTGAATCTGGAGGGCGTGAAGTTTTCAGCAGTAGAGAATTTGGAAGAGGCGGTGAAGTCTGTTGATATCATTTCATGCGCCACTCTTAGCAGAGAGCCGATTGTATTGGGAGAATGGTTGCAACCAGGGCAGCATTTGGATCTCGTAGGCGCTTACCGTCCTGATATGAGAGAGACTGATGACGATTCGATACGCAAAGCCTCGGTATTTGTGGATACTTACGCTGGTGCGACAAAAGAATGCGGAGATATAGCGATACCTCTTGCCGAGGGTGTGTTGAAGAGTGATGAGATCAAAGGAGATCTGTTTGAGTTGTGCAAAGGAGAAAGAGAAGGAAGAACGGCTGAAGACGAGATAACAATGTTCAAGTCTGTGGGACATGCTTTGGAGGATTTGGCGGCGGCTCAGTTGGTAAGCGAAAGAGTGCTTGAAACAGTTGAGGAGGCTTAA
- a CDS encoding FUSC family protein, with translation MFYRSKSLEKWVYNHVERVHLIKLLVLVVSAFLAARLLEIPHGSWISGTCLVLSRPVPQFGGILHRAVQRIMGTFMGAALSLLTMFVTSENVWVHTIALGVAFPLFALWVFPKDKYAYQVAILTMLIVMSIGTDLSQDAAMWRAINIGIGGMLSLSIIFVFPIQAKVELRYLLADCLAKINQLYLKTSSSKASERSELEGMNTDIITSIRKQRKIFPYLVKESRFFKKNEQRLDDIAISLRKMSGILELLGSSLFTSERGNQVISQLYSIKEKEVLLSERLDEISQLLERNEVKPLPDLRLRLRSSKQELYQLNHQGADENAPLSPFSYIWLHHKFGEEIFKLEGMILELFEAKAKNSKGLTETKQHNN, from the coding sequence TTGTTTTATAGAAGCAAATCTCTTGAAAAGTGGGTATACAATCATGTGGAAAGAGTTCACTTGATAAAGCTGTTGGTGCTTGTTGTTTCCGCATTTTTGGCTGCAAGGCTGCTGGAAATACCACATGGTTCGTGGATAAGCGGGACCTGCTTGGTTTTGAGTCGTCCAGTGCCTCAGTTTGGAGGGATATTGCATCGAGCCGTTCAGCGTATTATGGGTACTTTCATGGGAGCGGCTTTGTCATTGTTGACCATGTTTGTGACTTCTGAAAATGTGTGGGTGCACACTATCGCTTTGGGAGTGGCATTTCCGCTGTTTGCTTTGTGGGTGTTTCCCAAAGATAAATACGCTTATCAAGTGGCGATACTGACGATGTTGATAGTGATGAGTATTGGCACGGACTTATCCCAAGATGCCGCGATGTGGAGAGCGATAAACATCGGCATAGGTGGTATGCTCAGCTTAAGCATTATATTCGTCTTTCCGATACAGGCCAAAGTGGAGTTAAGGTATTTGTTGGCGGATTGCTTGGCGAAAATCAATCAGCTGTACTTGAAAACCTCAAGCTCAAAAGCTAGCGAACGAAGCGAGTTGGAAGGCATGAACACGGATATTATTACTTCTATTCGAAAACAAAGGAAGATCTTTCCTTATCTGGTGAAGGAGAGTCGATTTTTTAAAAAGAATGAGCAAAGACTTGATGACATTGCAATCTCACTGAGGAAAATGTCTGGAATTCTCGAATTGCTGGGGTCGTCATTGTTTACTTCCGAACGGGGAAACCAAGTGATTTCACAACTCTATTCGATCAAAGAGAAGGAGGTCTTGCTTTCGGAAAGGCTTGATGAAATTTCACAACTTTTGGAACGCAATGAGGTAAAGCCTTTGCCTGACTTGAGACTAAGGTTGAGATCTTCAAAACAAGAATTGTATCAATTGAATCATCAAGGAGCGGATGAGAATGCTCCATTGAGTCCATTTAGTTATATTTGGTTGCATCATAAGTTTGGAGAAGAAATTTTCAAGCTTGAAGGAATGATATTGGAACTCTTTGAAGCAAAGGCTAAGAATTCTAAAGGTTTAACCGAAACGAAACAGCATAACAACTAA
- a CDS encoding antibiotic biosynthesis monooxygenase → MMKVKRESLTRVLLGLFFVLALGNQLSARNMNISNELDSTKSVYQLTYLKIHEGKEAEFEKAREEVTTLKSNQKGVAYYELFESFFSFPKKKSKRVFMELIEWESLAALEDASEKFQGLSGMERDKDLFESVSTYRMRPEGNKIIDLNEMIKEGYAVEFAARQIKASKREEYPERRERFMKFIKEQEGFAFDQEFKSIDDDVDILVFGWKSVEDFENAGKKVKRSISQMWKTLSYFMLIEGKDFQVGKPSSKN, encoded by the coding sequence ATGATGAAGGTTAAAAGAGAATCTTTGACTCGAGTTTTGCTTGGATTGTTTTTTGTTCTTGCGTTGGGAAATCAATTATCTGCCCGCAACATGAACATTTCGAATGAACTTGATTCAACTAAAAGCGTGTATCAGCTAACTTATCTGAAAATTCATGAAGGCAAAGAGGCTGAATTTGAAAAAGCGAGAGAAGAAGTTACAACTTTGAAAAGCAACCAGAAAGGAGTCGCGTACTATGAGTTGTTTGAGTCGTTTTTCTCCTTTCCTAAGAAAAAGTCCAAGAGAGTTTTTATGGAGTTGATTGAGTGGGAATCTCTTGCTGCATTGGAAGATGCTTCTGAAAAATTTCAAGGACTATCTGGAATGGAGAGGGATAAGGATTTGTTTGAGTCGGTTTCGACTTATCGCATGCGACCAGAGGGAAATAAGATTATTGATCTTAACGAAATGATAAAAGAAGGTTATGCCGTTGAGTTTGCAGCGCGTCAGATAAAAGCATCGAAAAGAGAGGAGTACCCTGAGAGAAGAGAGCGATTTATGAAGTTTATCAAAGAGCAAGAAGGCTTCGCTTTTGATCAGGAGTTCAAAAGCATCGATGACGATGTTGATATATTGGTGTTTGGTTGGAAGTCGGTTGAAGATTTTGAAAATGCAGGCAAGAAAGTCAAAAGGTCAATTTCTCAAATGTGGAAAACATTAAGTTATTTCATGTTGATAGAAGGCAAAGATTTTCAAGTAGGCAAGCCATCCTCTAAGAATTAA
- a CDS encoding 4-hydroxyproline epimerase — protein sequence MARKMFFCVDAHTTGNPVRVVAGGGPNLEGNNMLERRAHFLRDYDWIRTGLMFEPRGHDMMSGSILYPPNDPANDVAVLYIETSGCLAMCGHGTIGTVTIAIEEGLITPKEEGKLRLETPAGLVKVDYTQEGKKVKSVKLTNVASFLHSEGLEIECPTLGKLKVDVAYGGNFYCIVDPQENFSGVQDFTASQLIQLSQVLRKLMNEKYSFVHPEDERINGLSHMLWTGDTISAEADGRNAVFYGDKAIDRSPCGTGTSARMAQLAAKGKLTKGDKFVHESFIGSQFIGRVEDITKCGDYDAIIPSIEGWAMVTGYNNIIIDDDDPYAHGFQVI from the coding sequence ATGGCTAGAAAGATGTTTTTTTGTGTGGATGCTCACACGACGGGAAACCCTGTAAGAGTGGTTGCAGGCGGAGGCCCGAATCTTGAAGGAAACAATATGCTCGAAAGAAGAGCTCACTTTTTGAGAGATTATGATTGGATCAGAACAGGATTGATGTTTGAGCCAAGAGGACATGACATGATGTCCGGATCGATTTTGTACCCGCCTAATGATCCTGCCAATGATGTCGCTGTGCTTTATATTGAGACAAGCGGATGCTTGGCAATGTGCGGGCATGGCACTATTGGTACGGTGACGATCGCTATTGAAGAGGGGTTGATTACTCCTAAGGAAGAGGGCAAGTTGAGGTTGGAGACGCCTGCGGGCCTTGTGAAAGTAGACTATACTCAAGAAGGAAAGAAAGTGAAATCGGTAAAGTTGACCAACGTAGCTTCTTTCTTGCATAGCGAAGGCTTGGAAATTGAATGTCCTACACTAGGCAAGTTGAAAGTGGATGTGGCTTATGGCGGTAACTTTTACTGCATAGTGGATCCTCAGGAAAACTTTTCGGGTGTTCAGGATTTTACAGCAAGTCAGTTGATTCAGTTAAGCCAGGTGTTGAGAAAGCTGATGAATGAGAAGTATTCGTTTGTGCATCCTGAGGACGAAAGAATCAATGGATTAAGCCATATGCTTTGGACTGGAGACACGATCTCTGCGGAGGCTGATGGTAGAAATGCTGTGTTCTATGGAGATAAGGCTATCGACAGATCTCCTTGCGGAACAGGTACTTCTGCAAGAATGGCTCAACTAGCGGCTAAAGGCAAATTGACTAAAGGCGACAAATTTGTGCATGAAAGCTTCATTGGCAGCCAATTTATAGGTCGTGTGGAAGATATCACTAAATGCGGTGATTATGATGCGATCATTCCTAGCATAGAAGGTTGGGCGATGGTGACTGGATACAACAATATCATTATTGACGACGATGATCCATACGCGCATGGATTCCAAGTGATATAA
- a CDS encoding aldehyde dehydrogenase (NADP(+)) — protein METLEKGKYTLENPSAEELNGLLELSNQAFATFRKLSGARKAEFLDAIADEIVALGDDLVQAACEESGLPEGRIVGERGRTTGQLKLFASLVREGSWLEATVDTAIPDRQPVPKPDIRKMLVGLGPVAVFGASNFPLAFSTAGGDTASALAAGCPVIVKAHEGHPRTSDLVATAIYRAAEKTEMPEGVFTMVHGSGVVVGQALVKHPIVKAVGFTGSTYAGRALYDAAAQREVPIPVFAEMGSINPVLLMPEALDNKAEALGQLYAGSITLGVGQFCTNPGLLLAKKGASLDTFVSALSTAIEATAPAKMLNDRVHGGYTKSLEEALAQKGIEVIARSSAEANAENIEGRPTIATVEAETFLNNPKLHEEVFGPYSLIVQYDSEEELDAIVETLEGQLTVTIMAEDSEIANYSNVIDKLENITGRIIFNGVPTGVEVCPSMQHGGPYPAASDSRFTSVGTGAIRRFVRPLAFQNWPQALLPEELRDDNSLNIWRTVNGELTKDSL, from the coding sequence ATGGAAACTTTAGAAAAAGGAAAATATACGCTGGAGAATCCTTCAGCTGAGGAGTTGAATGGTTTGTTGGAACTTTCCAATCAAGCATTTGCTACTTTCAGAAAACTTTCTGGCGCAAGAAAAGCAGAGTTCTTGGATGCTATCGCTGATGAAATCGTTGCTTTGGGCGATGATTTGGTTCAAGCGGCATGTGAAGAGTCTGGATTGCCGGAAGGAAGAATCGTAGGTGAAAGAGGTCGTACGACTGGTCAATTGAAGTTGTTCGCTAGCTTGGTAAGAGAAGGTTCTTGGTTGGAAGCTACTGTTGACACAGCTATTCCAGATAGACAGCCTGTGCCAAAGCCGGACATCAGAAAGATGTTGGTAGGTCTTGGCCCGGTTGCAGTGTTTGGCGCTAGTAATTTCCCTTTGGCTTTCTCAACAGCAGGTGGTGATACTGCTTCTGCATTGGCGGCAGGTTGTCCTGTGATCGTGAAAGCTCACGAAGGTCATCCTCGCACAAGCGACTTGGTAGCTACAGCTATTTACAGAGCTGCTGAAAAAACTGAAATGCCTGAAGGCGTTTTCACTATGGTTCATGGATCAGGTGTTGTCGTTGGACAAGCTCTAGTGAAGCATCCGATCGTGAAAGCTGTAGGTTTCACAGGATCTACTTATGCAGGTAGAGCATTGTACGACGCTGCCGCTCAGCGTGAGGTGCCGATTCCGGTATTCGCTGAAATGGGATCTATCAATCCTGTATTGTTGATGCCAGAGGCATTGGATAACAAAGCGGAAGCTCTAGGACAGCTTTACGCTGGATCGATTACTTTGGGTGTTGGTCAGTTCTGCACGAACCCTGGTCTGCTTTTGGCTAAGAAAGGAGCTTCTTTGGATACATTCGTATCAGCATTGTCAACAGCGATCGAGGCGACTGCTCCTGCGAAAATGCTTAACGATAGAGTTCATGGCGGATATACTAAGTCTTTGGAAGAGGCATTGGCTCAAAAAGGCATAGAGGTAATTGCTCGTTCTTCGGCGGAAGCGAATGCTGAGAATATCGAAGGAAGACCAACTATCGCTACGGTTGAGGCTGAGACATTCTTGAATAACCCTAAGTTGCACGAGGAAGTATTCGGACCTTATTCATTGATCGTTCAGTATGATTCTGAAGAGGAGTTAGATGCTATCGTGGAAACTTTGGAAGGTCAGTTGACAGTTACAATCATGGCTGAAGATTCTGAAATTGCGAACTATAGCAACGTGATCGACAAGTTGGAGAATATCACAGGCCGTATCATCTTCAATGGCGTGCCTACAGGTGTTGAGGTTTGTCCTTCAATGCAGCATGGCGGTCCTTATCCAGCAGCTTCTGACTCTAGATTCACTTCAGTGGGTACTGGCGCGATCAGAAGATTTGTGAGACCGTTGGCATTCCAAAACTGGCCACAAGCTTTGCTTCCTGAGGAGTTGAGAGATGATAACTCTTTGAACATTTGGAGAACAGTGAATGGCGAGCTTACAAAGGATAGCTTGTAA
- a CDS encoding NAD(P)/FAD-dependent oxidoreductase yields the protein MSNKKDVLVIGGGIVGICSAYYLWKDGHQVTLLDKGEVGDACSRGNAGLVVPSHFVPLAAPGMIKKGIKWMFNPESPFHIKPSLDPKLISWLWQFYRHTTNEHVENTKIILRDLNMMSRSLFKEFFESSEIDFNFEDKGLLMLYKTDKERKGEEAVAKMAHQIGIEANILSAEEAQALQPGLEIKTIGGVHYPKDAHLNPTEFINKLKDYLVQNGVQVHENTEVTRVRTQGGKVTHAYAGEKEFTADDFVIATGAYTSSLAKDLGVNLPVVSGKGYSITLNNPKHQMTVPSILCEAKIAVTPMADKLRFAGTMEITGQDLSVNQKRFGGLLKAIPDFLPQYPVEETRNNDVWSGLRPCSPDGLPFIGRFGKLKNLIAATGHSMMGVSLGPVTGKLVSEIVNEQQTSLSLTQITPDRYN from the coding sequence ATGAGCAATAAAAAAGATGTTCTTGTGATCGGAGGCGGTATCGTCGGGATTTGTTCGGCATACTACCTTTGGAAGGATGGTCATCAGGTGACGCTATTGGACAAAGGCGAAGTAGGTGATGCTTGTTCAAGAGGAAATGCAGGGTTGGTAGTGCCAAGCCATTTTGTGCCGTTGGCTGCTCCGGGCATGATCAAGAAAGGGATCAAGTGGATGTTCAATCCAGAGAGTCCGTTTCATATTAAGCCGAGCTTGGATCCTAAATTGATTTCTTGGTTATGGCAGTTCTACAGGCATACAACCAACGAGCATGTGGAGAACACTAAGATCATCTTGAGAGACTTGAATATGATGAGTCGCTCACTATTCAAGGAGTTTTTTGAGAGCTCAGAAATTGACTTCAATTTTGAAGACAAGGGTTTGCTTATGCTTTATAAGACGGATAAGGAAAGAAAAGGAGAGGAAGCTGTAGCTAAGATGGCTCATCAAATAGGCATAGAAGCAAATATATTGTCGGCTGAAGAAGCTCAAGCTTTGCAACCAGGGCTTGAGATCAAGACTATCGGTGGAGTGCATTATCCAAAAGATGCTCATTTGAACCCTACGGAGTTTATCAATAAGCTTAAGGACTATTTGGTGCAAAATGGCGTGCAAGTGCATGAAAACACTGAAGTAACAAGAGTGAGAACGCAAGGAGGCAAAGTGACGCATGCTTACGCTGGTGAAAAAGAATTTACAGCGGATGACTTTGTGATCGCAACTGGGGCTTACACTTCTAGCTTGGCGAAAGATTTAGGTGTGAACCTTCCCGTGGTATCAGGCAAAGGGTACAGTATTACTTTGAATAATCCGAAGCATCAAATGACTGTGCCGTCGATATTGTGCGAGGCTAAAATTGCTGTAACGCCAATGGCTGACAAATTGAGATTCGCTGGAACTATGGAAATCACTGGACAGGACTTGTCGGTGAATCAGAAAAGATTCGGAGGTTTGTTAAAGGCCATTCCTGATTTCTTGCCGCAATATCCAGTAGAGGAAACTCGAAACAATGATGTTTGGAGTGGTTTGAGACCATGTTCGCCTGATGGATTGCCATTTATCGGAAGATTTGGAAAACTGAAAAACTTGATCGCTGCCACAGGACACTCTATGATGGGGGTAAGTCTTGGACCAGTGACAGGAAAGCTTGTGTCGGAAATTGTCAATGAGCAACAAACAAGCTTAAGCTTGACGCAAATTACTCCTGATAGATACAATTAA
- a CDS encoding AbgT family transporter → MKEQEVMDQALAEKKNGPVQKFLQIVERAGNALPHPATLFLGFSILIVLLSGVATLFDLSVTNPGTGEVITPVNLLSVDGLHMIITQMVTNFTGFAPLGVVLVAMLGIGIAEGSGLIGALIRMMVLSAPKRMMTFMIVFAGIISNTASEVGYVLLVPLAAIIFLGLGRHPIAGLAAAFAGVSGGYSANLLLGTIDPLLSGISQEAAHIVTTEYTVNPACNYFFMAASVFFIALAGTWVTEKIVEPRLGKYNGDESQDIQELTPLEKKGLRNAGIVLLIFVALILWGILPEGGFLRDPETDGILKSPLMKGIVTFIFMLAAGTGIAYGLGAGSLKNDSDVMKGMEASMKTLGSYIVLVFFAAQFVAYFKWTNLGIIFAVKGAEVLQASGLGTIPLMIAFILLTALINLVMGSASAKWTLMAPVFIPMFMILGISPELTQLVYRIGDSVTNIISPMMSYFALIVAFIQRYDKKAGIGTVVATMLPYTLVFLLIWTVILIVWMSVGLPIGPDSPIDFVIK, encoded by the coding sequence ATGAAGGAACAAGAGGTAATGGATCAGGCGCTGGCGGAGAAAAAAAATGGCCCTGTTCAGAAATTTTTGCAAATAGTTGAGCGTGCGGGAAATGCTTTGCCGCACCCAGCGACTTTGTTTTTAGGCTTTTCAATATTGATCGTGTTATTGTCAGGCGTAGCTACGCTGTTTGATCTGTCGGTAACGAACCCGGGAACAGGAGAAGTAATCACACCGGTGAATTTGCTTTCTGTGGATGGCTTGCATATGATCATTACTCAAATGGTAACCAATTTTACTGGTTTCGCACCTCTTGGAGTTGTGTTAGTGGCTATGCTAGGTATCGGTATCGCTGAGGGCAGTGGGCTTATAGGAGCTTTGATCAGAATGATGGTTCTTTCGGCGCCTAAGCGCATGATGACATTCATGATTGTATTTGCTGGAATTATTTCCAATACTGCCAGTGAAGTTGGCTATGTGTTGTTGGTTCCATTGGCAGCGATCATCTTTTTAGGTTTAGGAAGACATCCTATCGCAGGTTTAGCCGCGGCATTTGCTGGTGTTTCGGGAGGTTATAGCGCTAATCTGTTATTGGGAACGATTGATCCATTGTTGTCAGGAATTTCTCAAGAAGCCGCTCATATTGTTACAACTGAATATACAGTGAATCCAGCTTGCAATTATTTTTTCATGGCAGCATCTGTATTCTTCATAGCTCTGGCTGGCACATGGGTGACTGAGAAGATTGTGGAGCCTAGGTTGGGAAAATATAATGGAGATGAATCTCAGGATATACAGGAACTTACTCCTTTGGAGAAAAAAGGCTTGAGAAATGCGGGTATAGTTTTGTTGATCTTTGTAGCGTTGATTCTTTGGGGAATATTGCCTGAAGGAGGATTTTTAAGAGACCCTGAAACAGACGGGATACTTAAGTCTCCGCTGATGAAAGGGATCGTGACTTTTATCTTTATGCTGGCTGCCGGAACTGGAATCGCTTATGGCTTGGGAGCTGGAAGCTTGAAAAATGATTCGGATGTCATGAAAGGCATGGAAGCTTCGATGAAAACGTTGGGTTCTTATATCGTTTTGGTTTTCTTCGCAGCTCAATTTGTAGCCTATTTTAAATGGACCAATTTGGGAATTATCTTCGCGGTGAAAGGAGCTGAAGTTTTGCAAGCATCAGGCTTGGGCACGATTCCATTGATGATTGCTTTTATACTTTTAACGGCATTGATTAATCTTGTGATGGGATCAGCGTCAGCGAAATGGACTTTGATGGCTCCGGTATTCATTCCGATGTTTATGATATTGGGAATCTCCCCTGAATTGACCCAATTGGTTTATAGGATTGGCGACAGTGTGACGAATATCATTTCTCCGATGATGTCGTACTTTGCATTGATTGTAGCTTTTATTCAGAGATACGATAAAAAAGCGGGCATTGGAACCGTGGTAGCTACGATGCTTCCATATACTTTAGTCTTCTTGTTGATTTGGACAGTTATTTTAATTGTCTGGATGAGTGTAGGTTTGCCTATTGGTCCGGATTCTCCAATTGATTTTGTGATAAAATAA